One Ardenticatenales bacterium DNA segment encodes these proteins:
- a CDS encoding EutN/CcmL family microcompartment protein — MQLARVIGTVVATQQYDGLRGIKFLIVQPLNKQRQPTGEPVVAADATAQAGPDELVFIVGSREAAQALPITFVPVDHAIVGIVDDVMLAQR; from the coding sequence ATGCAACTCGCGCGCGTCATTGGAACCGTGGTCGCCACGCAGCAGTACGACGGGCTGCGCGGCATCAAATTCCTCATCGTTCAACCCCTCAACAAACAGCGCCAGCCCACGGGCGAGCCGGTGGTGGCCGCCGACGCCACCGCCCAGGCCGGCCCCGACGAACTTGTCTTTATCGTCGGCAGCCGCGAAGCCGCCCAGGCCCTGCCCATCACCTTCGTCCCCGTGGACCACGCCATCGTGGGCATCGTGGACGATGTCATGTTGGCGCAACGGTAG
- a CDS encoding BMC domain-containing protein produces the protein MDFPALALLEFSSIAAGIAAGDAMVKHAPVAAIQTGTVQPGHYLVLVTGDVASVEEAVKAGQEMGRETLRDQVFLPNVHPDVVRALGGQRQVPAGDALGIVETVAVAAAIGAGDAGIKGAEVDLIQIRLADGLGGKGLVFFTGLVSDVEAAVEIAATAAQPHLLRQVVISQLHPDMRPNVHLGRFGGHFDWNQA, from the coding sequence ATGGATTTTCCCGCCCTGGCTCTTCTGGAGTTTAGTAGTATTGCTGCCGGCATTGCCGCTGGTGATGCGATGGTCAAACATGCGCCCGTGGCCGCCATCCAGACGGGAACCGTGCAGCCCGGCCATTACCTCGTGCTGGTGACGGGGGATGTGGCTTCCGTGGAGGAGGCAGTGAAGGCAGGGCAAGAAATGGGGCGGGAGACGCTGCGGGACCAGGTGTTTTTGCCCAATGTGCATCCCGACGTGGTGCGGGCGCTGGGTGGGCAACGCCAGGTGCCGGCAGGGGATGCGTTGGGGATTGTGGAAACGGTGGCGGTAGCGGCGGCGATTGGGGCGGGAGATGCCGGCATCAAAGGCGCCGAAGTTGACCTCATTCAAATCCGCCTGGCCGATGGTCTTGGCGGCAAAGGCCTCGTCTTCTTCACCGGCCTCGTCTCCGACGTAGAAGCCGCCGTGGAGATCGCCGCCACCGCCGCCCAACCACACCTGCTGCGCCAGGTCGTCATCTCCCAACTCCACCCCGACATGCGCCCCAACGTCCATCTCGGCCGCTTCGGCGGCCATTTCGACTGGAACCAGGCCTGA
- a CDS encoding EutN/CcmL family microcompartment protein, with the protein MFLGKVVGTLVSTQKEATLDGLKFLVVRRLTIDGEETGGYVVAADAVGAGLGEVVMVATGSSARQTRFTDKRPCDAVIMAIVDTWEVSGQEKYRKE; encoded by the coding sequence ATGTTTCTCGGCAAAGTGGTAGGCACACTCGTTTCCACGCAAAAAGAAGCCACCCTCGACGGCCTCAAATTCCTCGTCGTCCGCCGCCTCACCATTGACGGCGAAGAAACCGGCGGTTACGTCGTCGCCGCCGACGCCGTGGGCGCGGGGCTGGGCGAAGTCGTCATGGTGGCCACGGGCAGTTCCGCCCGCCAGACCCGCTTCACCGACAAACGTCCCTGCGACGCCGTGATCATGGCGATTGTGGACACGTGGGAAGTGAGCGGGCAGGAAAAATATCGTAAGGAATAG
- a CDS encoding DNA adenine methylase has translation MYQPALFEDFAPDIPTEGIKYAGSKLKLIPHILQLARQVEARTLLDAFSGTTRVSQAFAKLGYQVVCNDIAVWSEMFGYAYLCSKKKPEDYQPLIDHLNAVAPIDGWFTQHYGGFANGGRALQQDGLKKPWQIHNTRKLDGIRQEIEALNLDVIDKAVALSSLMLALDQVDNTLGHFVSYLRDWSPRSYNNLLLKVPAIFSTPCEHQVFRKDVFELLPYIAVDIAYLDPPYGSNNDKMPPSRVRYASYYHIWTSVCLFDEPELFGKAKRRKDSSDKVSASIFEEFRQDEQGKYIAVSAIERLIRHIQARWIILSYSSGGRATAEELNNVISRNGKLLQVLEIDYKSNVMTGMKWTHEWLRDIETPNREFLFLIEK, from the coding sequence ATGTACCAACCCGCCTTGTTTGAAGATTTCGCGCCGGATATACCTACCGAGGGTATCAAGTATGCTGGATCGAAATTGAAACTCATCCCACATATTCTGCAACTTGCCAGGCAGGTTGAAGCCAGAACCTTACTAGATGCGTTTTCAGGAACAACACGTGTTTCGCAGGCATTCGCAAAACTTGGGTACCAGGTTGTTTGCAATGACATCGCTGTCTGGTCCGAAATGTTTGGCTATGCCTACTTATGCAGCAAAAAAAAGCCCGAGGATTACCAGCCGTTGATTGATCATTTGAATGCGGTGGCTCCCATTGATGGATGGTTTACACAGCACTATGGGGGTTTTGCGAATGGCGGGCGTGCTTTGCAGCAAGACGGGCTGAAGAAACCCTGGCAAATTCATAATACACGGAAACTCGATGGTATTCGACAAGAAATAGAGGCGCTTAACCTTGATGTTATAGACAAAGCAGTTGCACTTTCCAGCTTGATGTTGGCGCTAGATCAGGTGGACAATACGCTCGGGCATTTTGTATCCTATCTCCGGGATTGGTCTCCGCGTTCGTATAACAACTTGCTGCTCAAAGTGCCGGCAATTTTCTCAACGCCTTGCGAACACCAAGTCTTTCGCAAAGATGTATTCGAGTTGCTGCCGTATATTGCCGTGGATATTGCCTATCTTGACCCACCCTATGGTTCAAATAATGACAAAATGCCTCCTTCACGGGTGCGTTACGCTTCGTATTACCATATTTGGACAAGTGTATGTCTGTTTGATGAGCCGGAATTGTTCGGAAAAGCGAAGCGGCGGAAAGACTCCTCTGACAAAGTTTCTGCGTCTATCTTCGAGGAATTCCGTCAGGACGAGCAAGGAAAATACATTGCGGTCAGCGCAATCGAAAGACTCATTCGTCATATCCAGGCACGCTGGATAATCCTGTCGTATAGTTCGGGAGGACGGGCTACTGCTGAAGAGCTTAATAATGTCATTTCCCGTAATGGCAAACTGCTTCAAGTCCTGGAAATTGATTACAAAAGCAACGTCATGACCGGTATGAAATGGACACATGAGTGGCTACGAGATATTGAAACCCCTAACCGCGAGTTTTTGTTCCTCATAGAAAAATAG
- a CDS encoding aldehyde dehydrogenase EutE has product MDDSQIQAIIERVMREVGQPTPAAPAAPSPAPSRVPPAAMPRGDDGLFATLDEAVNAAEAAYRALNRMPLAIRKDMVAHMRQAGREYATVLAEMAQSETGMGRVEDKVLKNILNADKAQGPEALETEAWSGDGGLTITEYAPYGVIGSLTPSTNPTSTVICNAIGMISAGNAVVFNAHPSAKGASNRTVQILNQAIQRAGGPANLLTAVADPTIETATGLMGHNGIRLLVVTGGAAVVRAAMRSGKRAVCAGPGNPPVVVDETADIEQAGRDIVIGGSFDNNIVCTTEKETLAVDAICDDLIQAMTRHGAVRLNRWQFDRLWRAVIVTDRGPGKYADMNKAFIGKNAAVLLAEIGISAGPEVRQIVAEVDKTHPAVWSEQMMPIMPVVRVANADEAIDLAVAAEHGFRHTAVMHSKNLDNLSRMAREINCSIFVKNGPCLAGLGYGGEGYCSFTIASPTGEGLTGPRSFSRLRRCTLVDSFRIV; this is encoded by the coding sequence ATGGATGACAGCCAGATTCAAGCCATCATTGAACGCGTGATGCGGGAAGTGGGGCAGCCCACACCCGCCGCGCCTGCCGCCCCGTCTCCAGCCCCATCCCGCGTCCCTCCCGCCGCCATGCCGCGCGGCGATGACGGCCTGTTTGCCACCCTGGACGAAGCCGTCAACGCCGCCGAGGCCGCCTACCGCGCCCTCAACCGGATGCCGTTGGCGATTCGCAAGGATATGGTGGCGCACATGCGCCAGGCGGGACGGGAATATGCCACCGTGCTGGCGGAAATGGCCCAAAGCGAAACCGGCATGGGGCGCGTCGAGGATAAGGTGCTGAAGAACATCCTCAACGCGGACAAGGCGCAGGGACCGGAGGCGCTGGAAACGGAGGCGTGGAGCGGCGACGGTGGCCTGACGATTACGGAGTATGCGCCCTACGGGGTGATTGGCTCGCTCACGCCCAGCACGAACCCCACCAGTACGGTGATTTGTAACGCGATTGGCATGATTTCCGCCGGCAACGCCGTCGTCTTCAATGCCCATCCCAGCGCCAAAGGGGCCTCCAACCGCACCGTGCAAATCCTCAACCAGGCCATCCAGCGCGCGGGCGGACCGGCCAACCTCCTCACCGCCGTGGCCGACCCGACCATTGAGACGGCCACCGGCCTCATGGGGCACAACGGCATCCGCCTGCTGGTGGTCACGGGCGGGGCCGCCGTCGTGCGTGCCGCGATGCGCAGCGGCAAACGCGCCGTTTGCGCCGGGCCGGGCAACCCCCCGGTCGTCGTGGATGAAACCGCGGATATTGAGCAGGCGGGGCGGGACATCGTCATTGGTGGCTCCTTCGACAACAACATCGTCTGCACCACGGAAAAAGAAACACTCGCCGTGGATGCCATCTGCGACGACCTGATCCAGGCCATGACGCGCCACGGGGCGGTGCGCCTCAATCGCTGGCAGTTTGACCGCCTCTGGCGCGCCGTCATCGTCACGGATCGCGGTCCGGGCAAGTACGCGGACATGAACAAGGCCTTCATTGGCAAGAATGCCGCCGTGCTGCTGGCGGAAATCGGCATCAGCGCCGGCCCCGAAGTGCGCCAGATAGTGGCCGAAGTGGACAAAACCCATCCCGCCGTCTGGTCAGAGCAGATGATGCCCATTATGCCCGTCGTGCGCGTCGCCAACGCGGATGAGGCCATTGATCTGGCCGTGGCCGCCGAACATGGCTTCCGCCACACGGCCGTGATGCACTCGAAGAATCTGGACAACCTCAGCCGCATGGCGCGCGAGATCAATTGCAGCATTTTTGTGAAGAACGGGCCTTGCCTGGCGGGACTGGGGTATGGGGGCGAAGGGTACTGCTCGTTTACGATTGCCAGCCCCACCGGCGAAGGGCTGACGGGGCCGCGCAGTTTTAGCCGCTTGCGCCGCTGTACGCTGGTGGATTCTTTTCGGATCGTCTGA
- a CDS encoding YgiT-type zinc finger protein, translated as MNVCPHCHLGRLQRTAVSYVCWLDGHMMLVPRTPAYVCDVCNNLEYDPDFMVGVRYMIYQHEAGHNHPTRVLTKKPAGKAGKTTGAPSP; from the coding sequence ATGAACGTTTGTCCTCATTGTCATCTCGGTCGTCTCCAACGCACCGCCGTCTCCTACGTCTGCTGGCTCGACGGACACATGATGCTCGTCCCCCGCACGCCCGCTTACGTCTGCGATGTTTGTAACAACCTGGAATATGACCCCGACTTCATGGTAGGCGTGCGCTACATGATTTATCAACACGAAGCCGGCCATAATCATCCCACCCGCGTTCTCACCAAAAAACCGGCGGGAAAAGCCGGCAAAACCACCGGCGCGCCCTCGCCCTAA
- the rpiB gene encoding ribose 5-phosphate isomerase B — MPPVPVADAGKRIVAIGADHGGYELKEQLKETIVAAGCVVVDCGTDSTASVDYPDYAYVVARMVADGQAWRGIMIDGAGIGSCMTANKVPGVRAAMCYDQATALNSREHNNANVLTLGAGLIGPHLARQIVQVWLQTEFGGGRHARRVDKIGAVEQRFAKR, encoded by the coding sequence ATGCCGCCTGTTCCTGTGGCAGATGCCGGCAAACGCATCGTCGCTATCGGCGCAGATCATGGCGGCTACGAACTGAAAGAACAGCTAAAAGAGACCATCGTCGCCGCGGGGTGCGTCGTGGTGGACTGCGGCACGGACAGCACCGCCTCCGTGGATTATCCAGATTACGCCTACGTGGTGGCGCGCATGGTGGCCGACGGGCAGGCGTGGCGCGGCATTATGATTGATGGCGCGGGTATTGGTAGTTGCATGACGGCCAATAAAGTGCCCGGTGTGCGCGCGGCCATGTGCTATGATCAGGCTACGGCATTGAACAGCCGCGAACACAATAACGCAAACGTGTTAACATTGGGGGCGGGTTTGATCGGTCCCCACCTGGCGCGGCAGATTGTGCAGGTGTGGCTGCAAACGGAATTCGGCGGCGGGCGTCATGCGCGCCGCGTGGACAAAATTGGCGCTGTTGAACAGCGGTTTGCCAAAAGATAG
- a CDS encoding BMC domain-containing protein has protein sequence MAEALGMIECKSFAAMVEASDAMVKAARVELVGYEKTGGGFVTAIVRGDVAAVKAAVEAGTRGAEKVGEVVSVHVIPRPHVNVDAVLPLGRQDAAAD, from the coding sequence ATGGCAGAAGCATTAGGCATGATCGAGTGCAAGAGTTTTGCCGCGATGGTTGAGGCGTCCGATGCCATGGTGAAAGCCGCCCGCGTGGAGCTGGTTGGCTACGAAAAGACGGGCGGCGGCTTTGTCACGGCCATTGTCCGCGGTGACGTGGCCGCCGTGAAGGCGGCGGTGGAAGCGGGCACGCGCGGAGCCGAGAAGGTCGGCGAAGTGGTGTCGGTGCATGTGATCCCGCGGCCGCACGTCAATGTGGATGCCGTGCTGCCTTTGGGCCGCCAGGACGCCGCCGCGGATTAA
- a CDS encoding EutN/CcmL family microcompartment protein produces the protein MYIGEVTGTVVATIKHEAFFGRKLLLVDRLGLDGQPTGEYDICVDVVQAGVGDRVLVLDEGNGARQILGRKVAPVRAVIVGVVDAVDL, from the coding sequence ATGTACATTGGCGAAGTGACAGGCACGGTGGTGGCGACGATTAAGCATGAGGCCTTTTTTGGGCGCAAGCTGTTACTGGTGGACCGCCTGGGGCTGGATGGACAGCCCACGGGGGAGTATGATATTTGCGTGGATGTGGTGCAGGCGGGGGTGGGGGATCGCGTTTTGGTGCTGGATGAGGGGAATGGCGCGCGCCAGATTTTGGGGCGCAAGGTTGCGCCCGTGCGCGCCGTGATCGTGGGGGTGGTGGACGCGGTTGATCTGTAG
- the deoC gene encoding deoxyribose-phosphate aldolase, which translates to MTTLDAGKVNQLIEEITREVLLRLNQTQPAASVDECTCTDGRCVQNCAEKVNRVVRAGAARVSAGLGARPQSDDIARMIDHTLLKPDASQAEIAQLCYEARTYHFASVCINPAHVRLASQLLKESDVKVCTVVGFPLGATPAVVKAYETQQAIRDGATEIDMVINIGALKSQDYRTVMEDVAAVVRAAHAHNALVKVIIEAALLTDEEKIVASQLAKTAGADFVKTSTGFGPGGATVADVALMRRVVGPNLGVKAAGGVRTFADAEAMIAAGATRIGASAGIKIVTDRSPARTSGGNY; encoded by the coding sequence ATGACGACGTTAGATGCCGGCAAAGTCAATCAACTCATCGAAGAAATCACCCGCGAAGTCCTGCTGCGCCTGAACCAGACGCAGCCCGCGGCCAGCGTGGACGAGTGCACCTGCACCGATGGCCGCTGTGTGCAAAACTGCGCGGAGAAAGTGAACCGGGTCGTGCGGGCGGGCGCGGCGCGCGTGTCCGCCGGGCTGGGCGCACGCCCCCAAAGCGACGACATTGCCCGCATGATCGACCACACGCTGCTCAAGCCGGACGCCAGCCAGGCGGAAATCGCCCAGCTTTGCTACGAAGCCCGCACCTACCACTTCGCTTCGGTGTGCATCAACCCCGCGCATGTGCGCCTGGCATCCCAACTCCTCAAAGAGTCCGACGTAAAAGTTTGTACCGTGGTTGGCTTCCCCCTGGGGGCCACGCCCGCCGTCGTCAAGGCCTATGAAACGCAGCAGGCGATTCGGGATGGGGCCACGGAAATCGACATGGTGATCAACATTGGCGCGCTAAAGTCACAGGATTACCGCACGGTGATGGAGGATGTGGCCGCGGTGGTTCGTGCCGCGCACGCCCACAACGCGCTGGTGAAGGTGATCATCGAAGCCGCCTTGCTCACGGATGAAGAAAAGATTGTTGCTTCGCAGTTGGCGAAAACGGCGGGGGCCGATTTTGTAAAAACGTCTACGGGTTTTGGTCCTGGTGGCGCCACGGTGGCGGATGTGGCGTTGATGCGCCGCGTGGTGGGGCCGAACCTGGGCGTGAAAGCGGCGGGGGGCGTGCGCACCTTCGCCGATGCCGAGGCGATGATTGCGGCTGGCGCGACCCGGATTGGGGCAAGTGCCGGCATTAAAATCGTCACCGACCGCTCCCCCGCGCGTACGAGCGGCGGGAATTACTAG